The Lysobacterales bacterium sequence GCGAGCAGAAACTGGTGCGCGTGACCCGCGATGCCGACGGCCTGCACGAGTCGGTGCTGGAAGCGGTGAGCTTCGTGCCGCTGCTCGGGGGGGTGCTCTGATGGCCGTGTTCCAGCCGCTGTACCAGAAGACGCTGGGCTGGTCGCGACATCGCCACGCGCCGGCGTGGTTGACCTTTCTGAGTTTCATCGAGGCGATTTTCTTCCCGGTGCCGCCGGAGGTGATGCTGGCGCCGATGACGCTGGCGCACCCGAAATCCTGGTTCCGCTACGCATCGGCGAGCCTGCTCGGTTCCACCGCCGGCGCCTTCATCGGCTATGCGCTCGGCATGTTCGCGATCGCGCTGGTCGAGCCGCACCTGGTCAGCTGGGGTCTGGACGGCGCCTTCAACGAGGCCCGCGATTCGCTGCAGAAGCATGGCTTCTGGATCATGCTGGTCGGCGGTTTCACGCCGGTGCCATTCAAACTGTTCACGATCGCCGCGGGCACGGTGTCGATGCCGCTGCTGCCCTTCGTCGCCGCGGTGCTGATCGGCCGCGGCAAGCGCGTGTATCTGGTCGCGGGTGCCATCCGCCTGGGCGGCGAGCGTGCCGAGCGCGCGTTGCATCGCTACATCGAGCCGGTGGGCTGGGCCGCGCTGGCATTGCTGGCGATCGGCATGATCGCGCTGTTCGTGTGGAAGGGCTGAGCATGCGCCTGCGCGTACTGGCCTGCATGACCGTGTGGCTCGCCGCATGCGCGAGCTTCGAACCGCGCATCTCGGTCGAGTCGCACAAGCCGGCAGGCAATATGTCGGCACCGGAGTCTGCACCCACCGATGGTGCGGTCGCGACTTCCGTCGCTGGCGGCTACGTGGTGGCACGCGGCGACACGCTGTATGGCATCGCCTTTCGCAACAAGCTCGATTTCCGCGATCTCGCGGCGTGGAACAACATCGCTGCACCGTACACGATCTACCCGGGACAGCCGCTGCGCCTGACGCCGCCGACGCGCACCACTCGGGTCGTGGTGCCGGATCCGCCTGTAGCCGCCACCGCTGTCGCGGCGGCGCCGGTCGACGCTGCGCTGCCGGTGGCGGCGGCGGTCGTCGACACTAGTGATGTGCAGACCTTCGCCGTCAGCGACGACCCTGCGCCCGGCGCGGTGGCCGCTGCACAGCCGCTGATCACACAGGCGGCGCCAGCGGCCACGCCCGCGACGAGCTCGCCGGCCGCAGCGATCGGCCTGGCGCCGACCGCGCCTGCGCCGGCCGAGGTTGCGGCGGTTCCGGTCGCAGCTGCGACCGCTGATGTCGGCGTGGCGGTTGCTCCGACACCGGCCGCAGTCGACAGTGCGCCGCGCGCGGTGGTGGACCCGAAAGCGCCGACGCGCGAGCGTGAGGGCCTGCGCTGGCGCTGGCCGGTGAATGGCGCGCTGATCGGACGTTTCGTCGAAGGCGATCCGACCCAGCAGGGCATCGACCTCGGTGGCGGACTGGGGAACCCGGTGCTCGCGGCCGCCGCCGGTGAAGTGGTCTACTCCGGCAACGGCCTGCTCGGCTACGGCGAGTTGGTGATCGTGCAGCACACGCCAGGTTTCCTGAGCGCCTATGGCCACAACCAGAAGCGGCTGGTGCTCGAGGGCGCCAAGGTCCAGGCCGGCCAGCCGATTGCCGAGATGGGTCGACGCGGCGGCATCGACATGCTGCATTTCGAGATCCGCCGCAACGGCAAGCCGGTTGACCCGCTAGGCTATCTGCCGCAGCGCTGAGGCCGCCATGCACCGCACGCCCGAAGATGAACTGCCGACCGACGACCTGCTCGAACTGCTCGGGCCGGCGAATGCGGACACCTTCGAACGCGACTCGACCACCGCCTATCTGAACGAGATCGGCTTGATTCCCTTGCTTGACGCCGCGGCCGAACGCGAACTGGCCGAGCGCGCCCGCGCCGGCGAACTGGCTGCGCGACAAGGCCTGATCGAAGCCAATCTGCGTCTGGTGGTGAATGCCGCCCGTGCCTACCTCGGGCGTGGCCTGCCGATGCTGGACTTGATCGCCGAAGGCAATCTCGGGCTGATCCGCGCGGTGGAGAAGTTCGATCCCGCGCGCGGATTCCGTTTCTCGACCTACGCGATGTGGTGGATTCGCGAAGCCATCGAGTTCGCGCTGATGCGGCAGACGCGCGCGGTACGACTGCCGGTGCACGTGCTGCGCGAACTGGCGCAGGTGCTGCGCGCCGGCCGCGAGCTGACGCGCACGCTGGCGCGCACGCCGACGCTGGAAGAGATCGGCCGCGCCGTCGGCAAGGACGCCA is a genomic window containing:
- a CDS encoding DedA family protein; amino-acid sequence: MAVFQPLYQKTLGWSRHRHAPAWLTFLSFIEAIFFPVPPEVMLAPMTLAHPKSWFRYASASLLGSTAGAFIGYALGMFAIALVEPHLVSWGLDGAFNEARDSLQKHGFWIMLVGGFTPVPFKLFTIAAGTVSMPLLPFVAAVLIGRGKRVYLVAGAIRLGGERAERALHRYIEPVGWAALALLAIGMIALFVWKG
- a CDS encoding sigma-70 family RNA polymerase sigma factor, with the protein product MHRTPEDELPTDDLLELLGPANADTFERDSTTAYLNEIGLIPLLDAAAERELAERARAGELAARQGLIEANLRLVVNAARAYLGRGLPMLDLIAEGNLGLIRAVEKFDPARGFRFSTYAMWWIREAIEFALMRQTRAVRLPVHVLRELAQVLRAGRELTRTLARTPTLEEIGRAVGKDATEVARLYRFNARIDSLDAALAADDERLLGELVPTPDEAAADGLGEIAHDARLDLWLAELPARSREVLERRFGLLEQPLQSLAEVAQVLGVSRERVRQIEAEALARLRVRAREPN
- a CDS encoding peptidoglycan DD-metalloendopeptidase family protein, whose product is MRLRVLACMTVWLAACASFEPRISVESHKPAGNMSAPESAPTDGAVATSVAGGYVVARGDTLYGIAFRNKLDFRDLAAWNNIAAPYTIYPGQPLRLTPPTRTTRVVVPDPPVAATAVAAAPVDAALPVAAAVVDTSDVQTFAVSDDPAPGAVAAAQPLITQAAPAATPATSSPAAAIGLAPTAPAPAEVAAVPVAAATADVGVAVAPTPAAVDSAPRAVVDPKAPTREREGLRWRWPVNGALIGRFVEGDPTQQGIDLGGGLGNPVLAAAAGEVVYSGNGLLGYGELVIVQHTPGFLSAYGHNQKRLVLEGAKVQAGQPIAEMGRRGGIDMLHFEIRRNGKPVDPLGYLPQR